Proteins encoded in a region of the Streptomyces sp. NBC_00310 genome:
- a CDS encoding kelch motif-containing protein has product MKDRAGRRRARRLAIGGAVVLALAGMNGPWVYRFSTEKYHDYKINRPEYKADNGHWKVVEFPEEYRQNTIHAALLHTGKILLIAGSGNDADNFDAKKFDTRVWDPVKQTIKRVPTPADLFCTGHTQLSNGNLLIAGGTKRYEKLKGDVTKAGGLMIIHNENPDKGMRIKAGTRFVGKANGKTFVLKDTVDIEKAVKTFDPDTGKFTGNKPGIARAYVEAERRGKKYETGTEDNYKVAGLKGEDARNTYGIAQKLALDKKDFQGIKDAYEFDPVAEKYIKVDPMNEARWYPTLTTLTDGTVLSLSGLDEIGQLVPGKNEIYDPETRKWTYTKGVQQFPTYPAISLMQNGKLFYSGANAGYGPDDIGRVPGVWDLKTNKFTRIPGMSDGKLLETAGTVLLPPAQDEKYMVIGGGGVGESERSSKKTRLIDLLADEPRFVDGPELARGTRYPQASILPDDTVLISGGSEDYRGRGDSNILQARLYDAKTGTMRRVADPLVGRNYHSGSILLPDGRVVFFGSDSLYSDKANTKPGEFEQRIEIYTPPYLFQDARPTLSGGPKTVARGGKATFGTRHGSSVRSARLIRPSASTHVTDVDQKSIEVDFEVTGDEITVTVPKNRNLVQSGWYMLFVTDDAGTPSEARWVKVP; this is encoded by the coding sequence ATGAAGGACCGTGCAGGCCGCCGCCGCGCCCGTCGCCTCGCGATCGGCGGGGCGGTGGTCCTCGCGCTCGCCGGGATGAACGGGCCGTGGGTGTACCGCTTCAGCACCGAGAAGTACCACGACTACAAGATCAACAGACCCGAGTACAAGGCCGACAACGGGCACTGGAAGGTCGTGGAGTTCCCGGAGGAGTACCGGCAGAACACGATCCACGCCGCACTCCTGCACACCGGCAAGATCCTGCTGATCGCGGGTTCCGGCAACGACGCCGACAACTTCGACGCGAAGAAGTTCGACACCCGCGTCTGGGACCCGGTCAAGCAGACGATCAAGCGCGTGCCGACCCCGGCCGACCTGTTCTGCACCGGGCACACCCAGCTGTCCAACGGCAATCTGCTCATCGCGGGCGGCACCAAGCGCTACGAGAAGCTGAAGGGTGACGTCACCAAGGCCGGCGGCCTGATGATCATCCACAACGAGAACCCCGACAAGGGGATGCGGATCAAGGCGGGGACCAGGTTCGTCGGCAAGGCGAACGGCAAGACGTTCGTCCTCAAGGACACCGTCGACATCGAGAAGGCCGTCAAGACCTTCGACCCGGACACCGGGAAGTTCACCGGCAACAAGCCGGGGATCGCCCGCGCCTATGTCGAGGCCGAGCGGCGCGGCAAGAAGTACGAGACGGGGACGGAGGACAACTACAAGGTCGCGGGCCTGAAGGGCGAGGACGCGCGGAACACGTACGGCATCGCGCAGAAGCTCGCCCTCGACAAGAAGGACTTCCAAGGGATCAAGGACGCCTACGAGTTCGACCCGGTCGCCGAGAAGTACATCAAGGTCGACCCGATGAACGAGGCGCGCTGGTACCCGACGCTGACCACCCTCACCGACGGTACGGTCCTCAGCCTGTCCGGGCTCGACGAGATCGGTCAGCTGGTCCCGGGCAAGAACGAGATCTACGACCCCGAGACCAGGAAGTGGACGTACACCAAGGGCGTCCAGCAGTTCCCGACGTACCCGGCGATCTCCCTGATGCAGAACGGCAAGCTGTTCTACTCGGGCGCGAACGCGGGGTACGGGCCGGACGACATCGGGCGTGTCCCCGGTGTCTGGGACCTGAAGACCAACAAGTTCACCAGGATTCCCGGGATGAGCGACGGCAAGCTGCTCGAAACCGCCGGGACGGTGCTGTTGCCTCCGGCGCAGGACGAGAAGTACATGGTCATCGGGGGTGGCGGGGTCGGCGAGTCGGAGCGGTCCAGCAAGAAGACCCGGCTGATCGATCTGCTGGCCGACGAGCCGAGGTTCGTGGACGGGCCGGAACTGGCCAGGGGCACACGGTATCCGCAGGCCTCGATCCTGCCCGACGACACGGTCCTCATCTCCGGCGGCTCCGAGGACTATCGCGGGCGCGGCGACTCCAACATCCTTCAGGCGCGGCTGTACGACGCGAAGACCGGGACGATGCGGCGGGTGGCCGACCCGCTGGTGGGCCGGAACTACCACTCCGGGTCGATCCTCTTGCCGGACGGGCGGGTCGTCTTCTTCGGGTCGGACTCCCTGTACTCCGACAAGGCCAACACCAAGCCGGGGGAGTTCGAGCAGCGGATCGAGATCTACACGCCGCCGTATCTCTTCCAGGACGCGCGGCCGACGTTGTCGGGCGGGCCGAAGACGGTCGCGCGGGGCGGGAAGGCGACGTTCGGGACGCGGCACGGGTCGTCGGTCAGGTCGGCGCGGCTGATCCGGCCGAGTGCGTCGACGCATGTGACGGATGTGGACCAGAAGTCGATCGAGGTGGACTTCGAGGTCACCGGGGACGAGATCACGGTGACCGTGCCGAAGAACCGGAATCTGGTGCAGTCGGGCTGGTACATGCTGTTCGTGACGGACGACGCCGGGACGCCCAGTGAGGCGCGGTGGGTGAAGGTCCCATAG
- a CDS encoding homoserine O-succinyltransferase: MTLIVHTRIDAVDQLAEEGITVAVEPRAAGTTTPAVELAILNLMPDKPVTETQLLRLLSGAGLPVRVTFLRPRDHVSKSTPEAYLKEHYLTHEEVADRRFDALIVTGAAVELLPFEQVTYWDELRGIMDWAQENVTSAQYVCWGAQAALYHRYGIPKYELPAKLFGNFPHRLTDPSSPLLADFEPVVAVPQSRHTENLRADFEKTEELRILVESPESGVHIAVGRDGRELYVSGHPEYDPDTLLRQFRRDRTKGEDIALPVNYFPDDDPSAAPVENWREPGRILYRNWLRGLTRDGIPLAAIAAEKSGV; the protein is encoded by the coding sequence GTGACCCTCATCGTCCACACCCGGATCGACGCCGTCGACCAGCTCGCCGAGGAAGGCATCACGGTCGCCGTCGAACCCCGCGCGGCCGGCACCACGACCCCGGCCGTCGAACTCGCGATCCTCAACCTGATGCCGGACAAGCCGGTCACCGAGACCCAGCTGCTGCGTCTGCTGTCCGGCGCCGGACTCCCCGTACGCGTCACCTTCCTGCGGCCCCGGGACCACGTCTCCAAGAGCACACCCGAGGCGTACCTGAAGGAGCACTACCTGACGCACGAGGAGGTCGCAGACCGCCGTTTCGACGCGCTGATCGTGACCGGCGCCGCCGTCGAGCTGCTCCCCTTCGAGCAGGTGACGTACTGGGACGAGCTGCGCGGAATCATGGACTGGGCGCAGGAGAACGTCACCTCCGCGCAGTACGTCTGCTGGGGCGCCCAGGCCGCGCTGTACCACCGGTACGGCATCCCCAAGTACGAGCTGCCCGCCAAGCTGTTCGGGAACTTCCCGCACCGGCTCACCGACCCCTCCTCCCCGCTCCTGGCGGACTTCGAGCCGGTCGTCGCGGTGCCGCAGTCGCGCCACACCGAAAACCTCCGCGCCGACTTCGAGAAGACCGAGGAGCTGCGGATCCTGGTCGAGTCGCCCGAGTCCGGGGTGCACATCGCGGTCGGCCGGGACGGGCGGGAGCTGTACGTCTCCGGGCACCCGGAGTACGACCCCGACACCCTGCTGCGGCAGTTCCGCCGCGACCGGACCAAGGGAGAGGACATAGCCCTCCCGGTCAACTACTTCCCGGACGACGACCCGTCCGCCGCCCCGGTGGAGAACTGGCGGGAACCCGGGCGGATCCTCTACCGCAACTGGCTGCGCGGCCTCACGCGCGACGGAATCCCCCTGGCCGCCATCGCGGCCGAGAAGTCAGGAGTGTGA
- a CDS encoding FAD/NAD(P)-binding protein, with protein MTTSLQRTRAAGTVGIIGLGSRGIGVLERLVTLAARPDWAGRRLVIEVVDPDGTGVGIHAVDQPDHLLLNTVCAQVSLFPEEATVGTAVGDQGPNLYEWVTARGLKVAEDGYALGAEGRPVRPDDYLPRRVLGEYLDWFLRRLLDRVPENVEIRLHRAAATSLTDGPDDSRQITLDTGETLRVDTVFLTTGHTPPAAPDPEAPGASRRIHEIYPPAEAFADVTAGQTVALGGTGLSAMDVLASLTLGRGGRYEAIDDGLRYLPSGREPRILLFSRTGIPFRARPATNRTGGPYEPVVLTHQALDRLRSARDDRALDLHGDLLPLIRTEMRIAFHRRGAALARGTDAEHTLTARLRTAADEGSLDAELGALDVEHAERFGHFDPQELLFPDSAEFDSADAYRKWYEERLRSDLVEARLGLEGSPTKAGLEVLRDLRDVVRYAVDFGGLDENSHDEFYGSFTATLNRSVTGPQLDRHDELLALLDAGIVSVPFGPAPRVEWDQAAWRISSTRLGTAHSAPADWLAYATSGQPDVEATGSPLLADLVASGRIRRHRPGARSSRGVDITADQHPVTADGLPDRKVRVLGPLCEGATFYNHYVPSPGGRNRALADADRCATAVLAELAAVTEPETPRSPAQ; from the coding sequence GTGACGACCTCTCTCCAGCGGACGCGGGCCGCCGGCACCGTCGGGATCATCGGCCTGGGCTCCCGGGGCATCGGCGTCCTCGAACGCCTCGTCACCCTCGCCGCGCGCCCCGACTGGGCGGGCCGCCGGCTCGTGATCGAGGTGGTGGACCCGGACGGCACCGGCGTCGGCATCCACGCCGTGGACCAGCCCGACCACCTGCTGCTCAACACCGTCTGCGCGCAGGTGAGCCTCTTCCCCGAGGAGGCGACGGTGGGCACGGCCGTCGGCGACCAGGGCCCCAACCTCTATGAATGGGTGACCGCCCGGGGCCTGAAGGTGGCCGAGGACGGCTACGCGCTCGGCGCCGAAGGCCGCCCGGTGCGGCCGGACGACTACCTGCCCCGGCGGGTGCTCGGCGAGTACCTCGACTGGTTCCTGCGCCGCCTCCTCGACCGGGTCCCCGAGAACGTGGAGATACGGCTCCACCGCGCCGCGGCGACCAGCCTGACCGACGGTCCGGACGACTCACGGCAGATCACCCTGGACACCGGCGAGACCCTGCGGGTGGACACGGTCTTCCTCACCACCGGCCACACCCCGCCGGCCGCCCCCGACCCCGAGGCGCCGGGGGCGTCCCGTCGTATCCACGAGATCTACCCGCCCGCCGAGGCCTTCGCGGACGTCACCGCCGGCCAGACCGTGGCCCTCGGCGGCACCGGCCTGTCGGCCATGGACGTCCTCGCCTCGCTCACCCTCGGCCGGGGCGGCCGGTACGAGGCGATCGACGACGGCCTGCGCTACCTGCCCAGCGGACGGGAACCGCGCATCCTGCTGTTCTCCCGGACCGGCATCCCCTTCCGGGCCAGGCCCGCCACCAACCGCACCGGCGGCCCGTACGAGCCGGTGGTGCTCACACATCAGGCCCTCGACCGCCTCCGCTCCGCCCGGGACGACCGCGCCCTCGACCTGCACGGCGACCTGCTCCCCCTGATCCGCACCGAGATGCGCATCGCCTTCCACCGCCGCGGCGCCGCCCTCGCCCGGGGAACCGACGCCGAGCACACCCTGACGGCGAGGCTCCGCACGGCGGCGGACGAGGGAAGCCTGGACGCCGAGCTGGGCGCCCTGGACGTGGAACACGCCGAGCGGTTCGGGCACTTCGACCCGCAGGAACTGCTCTTCCCGGACAGCGCCGAGTTCGACTCCGCCGACGCCTACCGGAAGTGGTACGAGGAGCGGCTGCGGTCGGACCTGGTGGAGGCACGGCTCGGCCTGGAGGGCAGCCCCACCAAGGCCGGCCTCGAAGTCCTGCGCGACCTGCGCGACGTCGTCCGGTACGCCGTCGACTTCGGCGGCCTGGACGAGAACTCCCACGACGAGTTCTACGGCTCCTTCACCGCCACCCTCAACCGCTCGGTGACCGGCCCCCAGCTCGACCGCCACGACGAGCTCCTCGCCCTGCTGGACGCCGGGATCGTCAGCGTTCCCTTCGGGCCCGCGCCGCGCGTCGAGTGGGACCAGGCGGCGTGGCGGATCTCCTCCACCCGCCTCGGCACCGCCCACAGCGCACCGGCCGACTGGCTGGCGTACGCCACCTCGGGACAGCCCGACGTGGAGGCGACCGGCAGCCCGCTGCTGGCGGACCTCGTGGCGAGCGGGCGTATCCGCCGGCACCGCCCCGGCGCCCGCAGCAGCCGTGGCGTCGACATCACGGCGGACCAGCATCCCGTCACCGCCGACGGCCTGCCCGACCGGAAGGTCCGCGTCCTCGGCCCGCTCTGCGAGGGGGCCACCTTCTACAACCACTACGTGCCCTCCCCCGGAGGCCGCAACCGCGCGCTGGCGGACGCCGACCGGTGCGCCACCGCCGTACTGGCCGAACTCGCCGCCGTGACCGAGCCCGAGACCCCCAGGAGTCCTGCGCAGTGA
- the sbnA gene encoding 2,3-diaminopropionate biosynthesis protein SbnA — protein MIFRNAYDLVLDDLFLDLGGFVPGVDLTLKIEGLNPAGSIKLKAAVGLLEDLERRGVLQPGGRVIESSSGNLGIALSSVCAARGYRFTCVADPNTATMSVRLMRAYGAEVVIVDHRDANGGFLQSRIDHIHARLREDPGLVWPNQYANEANPRAHYRRTAPALLKEQQVDILFVGAGTTGTLMGCAEYFREYSPGTRIVAVDAVGSVTFGSAPARRHIPGLGTSRRPEIFRDGLVDEVVMVPESEAVRMCRQLATRRGILAGGSTGSVLAAVAARRHDIPEGASVVAISPDLGERYLDTIYDDDWVGERFGAADD, from the coding sequence ATGATCTTCCGCAATGCGTACGACCTGGTCCTCGACGACCTATTCCTCGACCTGGGCGGTTTCGTCCCCGGCGTCGACCTCACGCTCAAGATCGAGGGCCTCAATCCCGCGGGGTCCATCAAACTGAAGGCGGCCGTGGGCCTGTTGGAGGACCTGGAGCGCCGTGGCGTGCTCCAGCCCGGCGGCCGGGTCATCGAGTCGTCCTCCGGCAACCTCGGCATCGCGCTGAGCTCGGTCTGCGCGGCCCGCGGCTACCGGTTCACCTGTGTCGCGGACCCCAACACCGCGACCATGAGCGTCCGTCTGATGCGGGCGTACGGCGCCGAGGTCGTCATCGTCGACCACCGGGACGCCAACGGCGGCTTTCTCCAGTCCCGTATCGACCACATCCACGCCCGGCTGCGCGAGGACCCCGGCCTGGTGTGGCCCAACCAGTACGCCAACGAGGCCAATCCGCGTGCCCACTACCGGCGCACCGCCCCGGCCCTGCTCAAGGAGCAGCAGGTCGACATCCTCTTCGTCGGCGCCGGCACCACCGGCACCCTCATGGGCTGCGCCGAGTACTTCCGCGAGTACTCGCCCGGGACCCGCATCGTCGCGGTCGACGCGGTCGGCTCGGTCACCTTCGGCTCTGCCCCCGCCCGCCGGCACATCCCCGGCCTGGGCACGAGCCGGCGCCCGGAGATCTTCCGTGACGGGCTCGTCGACGAGGTCGTCATGGTGCCGGAGTCCGAGGCGGTGCGCATGTGCCGGCAGCTCGCGACCCGGCGGGGGATCCTCGCCGGCGGCTCCACCGGCTCGGTGCTCGCCGCGGTCGCGGCCAGACGCCACGACATCCCCGAGGGCGCGTCCGTGGTCGCCATCAGCCCGGACCTCGGCGAGCGCTACCTCGACACGATCTACGACGACGACTGGGTCGGCGAGCGCTTCGGCGCCGCCGACGACTGA
- a CDS encoding glycoside hydrolase family 6 protein, with the protein MYGSRGAGVRASVAVGGVALLLAGCFGGDGGDGEEGRSAGSGITQQPSGTDPFWVNPEGNAAAQVAAYEKAGKDKDAQLIRRIAEQPTGEWIGPENPEREARGFTEAAEKADRDAVLVLYNIPHRDCGQYSGGGAADGDAYRAWIDGVAKGVGDRPATIVLEPDAVLHVVDGCTPEEFHEERYDLLKGAIETLGALKNTKVYLDAGNAGWGDPEQIYDPLKWAGVEQADGFAVNVSNFYTTEDSVAYGKQLSSKIGDKPFVIDTSRNGNGPWTEGDEDERWCNPPGRALGETPTKKTGDSLVDAYLWVKRPGESDGECKGGPKAGEWWPEYALELAKASD; encoded by the coding sequence ATGTACGGCAGTAGGGGGGCCGGGGTTCGGGCGTCCGTGGCGGTGGGAGGGGTGGCGTTATTGCTCGCCGGCTGTTTCGGGGGAGACGGCGGTGATGGTGAGGAGGGCCGGTCCGCCGGTTCCGGCATCACCCAACAGCCGAGCGGCACGGACCCGTTCTGGGTCAACCCGGAGGGGAACGCGGCGGCACAGGTCGCCGCCTACGAGAAGGCGGGCAAGGACAAGGACGCCCAGCTGATCCGCAGGATCGCCGAGCAGCCGACCGGCGAGTGGATCGGCCCGGAGAACCCGGAGCGGGAGGCCAGGGGCTTCACCGAGGCCGCGGAGAAGGCCGACCGGGACGCCGTCCTCGTCCTCTACAACATCCCGCACCGCGACTGCGGCCAGTACTCCGGCGGTGGCGCGGCCGACGGCGACGCGTACCGGGCGTGGATCGACGGCGTGGCCAAGGGGGTCGGAGACCGCCCGGCCACGATCGTCCTGGAGCCCGACGCGGTGCTCCACGTGGTGGACGGCTGCACCCCGGAGGAGTTCCACGAGGAGCGGTACGACCTGCTCAAGGGCGCGATCGAGACGCTCGGCGCGCTGAAGAACACGAAGGTGTACCTGGACGCGGGCAACGCCGGCTGGGGCGACCCCGAGCAGATCTACGACCCCCTCAAGTGGGCCGGCGTCGAACAGGCGGACGGCTTCGCCGTCAACGTCTCGAACTTCTACACCACCGAGGACTCCGTCGCGTACGGCAAGCAGCTCTCCTCGAAGATCGGCGACAAGCCGTTCGTCATCGACACCAGCCGCAACGGCAACGGCCCCTGGACCGAGGGTGACGAGGACGAACGGTGGTGCAACCCGCCGGGGCGGGCACTGGGGGAGACGCCGACGAAGAAGACCGGGGATTCCCTGGTGGACGCGTATCTGTGGGTGAAGCGGCCGGGGGAATCGGACGGGGAGTGCAAGGGCGGACCGAAGGCCGGGGAGTGGTGGCCGGAATACGCGCTGGAATTGGCCAAAGCGTCCGACTGA
- a CDS encoding LysE family translocator — protein sequence MSVLQALVSFALVSALLVVMPGVDTALVIRNTVARGRLHGFITGVGVGVGAVMWGAAIAVGVGALLAASETAYTVFRIVGAAYMVWLGIGLWRSARAIGAAKEGDADLEPEAASLWRSFGRGMLNNLANPKVGVFYGATIPQFIPAGVSPALMGTALAAVNAVEAVIWYGLISLGAHGLRTWMRRRSVRRSVDATAGTVMIAFGIAMAVQS from the coding sequence GTGTCAGTCCTCCAGGCACTGGTCTCATTCGCCCTGGTGTCCGCCCTGCTGGTGGTCATGCCGGGCGTGGACACCGCGCTGGTCATCCGCAACACCGTCGCGCGCGGCCGGCTCCACGGGTTCATCACCGGCGTGGGGGTGGGCGTCGGCGCCGTCATGTGGGGCGCGGCGATCGCGGTGGGCGTCGGAGCGCTGCTGGCCGCCTCCGAGACGGCGTACACCGTGTTCCGGATCGTCGGCGCCGCGTACATGGTCTGGCTCGGCATCGGGCTGTGGCGCTCGGCCCGGGCCATCGGCGCGGCCAAGGAGGGCGACGCCGACCTCGAACCGGAGGCCGCCTCGCTGTGGCGCTCCTTCGGCCGCGGCATGCTCAACAACCTGGCCAACCCCAAGGTCGGTGTCTTCTACGGCGCCACGATCCCGCAGTTCATCCCCGCCGGTGTGTCCCCCGCGCTCATGGGCACCGCCCTGGCCGCGGTCAACGCGGTGGAGGCGGTGATCTGGTACGGCCTGATCAGCCTCGGCGCCCACGGCCTGCGCACCTGGATGAGGCGCCGCTCGGTCCGCCGCTCCGTCGACGCCACCGCGGGCACGGTCATGATCGCCTTCGGCATCGCGATGGCGGTCCAGAGCTGA
- a CDS encoding glycosyltransferase family 2 protein — MTSTPTGARHNHDPSETTRPKVPSHRTGAFRKLKKTLPRYDYEHYSRLAGPLTQPDPTKPYKVQYRSLISQEPHRLRVALMLAAAPLLSLVLLGWLLQQEHWTKRDYVEYAFLPALDLVMLVSIGLIEFFRCMNVLSNAHATLVARDPIPVVPETGTRVAFLTSFVPGKEPLEMVTKTLEAAVRLRHRGLLHVWLLDEGDDADVKAVCARLGVHHFSRKGIVKWNQPKGPHRAKTKHGNYNAWLDAHGDDYDFFASVDTDHIPLPNYLERMLGFFRDPNIGFVIGPQVYGNYDNFVTKAAESQQFLFHALIQRAGNKYGSPMFVGTSNAVRIKALKQIGGLYDSITEDMATGFEIHRHKNPATGKKWRSVYTPDVLAVGEGPSAWTDFFTQQMRWSRGTYETILKQYWKGWYSLPPSKLFNYTMMIIFYPMSALNWILAALSCALFLGLGASGVNIDPTVWLMLYGNASALQIGLYVWNRRHNVSPHEPEGSGGVAGMVMSALSAPLYAKALIDSALRRKSKFVVTPKGDSASPDRWFGTFRYHWYFIVIFGASITAGFVLGNAHPAMIIWATFAMMITALPIFVWRYMLRQDRKKAAAAAELQGSMVAPPEAAPAPFAPPHAPHAPHAPHAPQHKPSWAASGSGGGGSDQTMQIALGGLGGRKE; from the coding sequence ATGACGTCGACGCCGACGGGCGCCCGGCACAACCACGACCCGTCCGAGACGACCCGACCCAAGGTGCCGTCGCACCGGACCGGAGCATTTCGCAAGCTCAAGAAGACACTTCCGAGATACGACTACGAGCACTACAGCCGACTGGCGGGGCCGCTCACGCAGCCCGACCCGACCAAGCCCTACAAGGTGCAGTACCGCTCGCTGATCTCCCAGGAGCCGCACCGCCTGAGGGTCGCCCTGATGCTGGCCGCCGCGCCGCTGCTCTCCCTGGTCCTGCTCGGCTGGCTGCTGCAGCAGGAGCACTGGACCAAGCGCGACTACGTCGAGTACGCGTTCCTGCCCGCCCTCGACCTGGTCATGCTGGTCTCGATCGGCCTGATCGAGTTCTTCCGCTGCATGAACGTGCTGTCGAACGCGCATGCCACCCTGGTCGCCCGCGACCCGATCCCGGTGGTGCCCGAGACCGGCACCAGAGTCGCCTTCCTCACCTCCTTCGTGCCCGGCAAGGAACCGCTGGAGATGGTGACGAAGACCCTGGAGGCCGCGGTCAGGCTCCGCCACCGCGGGCTTCTGCACGTGTGGCTGCTCGACGAGGGCGACGACGCGGACGTGAAGGCGGTCTGCGCGCGCCTGGGCGTGCACCACTTCTCCCGCAAGGGGATCGTGAAGTGGAACCAGCCGAAGGGCCCGCACCGCGCCAAGACCAAGCACGGCAACTACAACGCCTGGCTGGACGCGCACGGTGACGACTACGACTTCTTCGCCTCGGTCGACACCGACCACATCCCGCTCCCCAACTACCTGGAGCGGATGCTCGGTTTCTTCCGCGACCCGAACATCGGCTTCGTCATCGGCCCGCAGGTGTACGGCAACTACGACAACTTCGTCACCAAGGCCGCCGAGTCCCAGCAGTTCCTGTTCCACGCGCTGATCCAGCGCGCCGGCAACAAGTACGGCTCCCCCATGTTCGTCGGCACCTCCAACGCCGTACGGATCAAGGCGCTCAAGCAGATCGGCGGGCTGTACGACTCGATCACCGAGGACATGGCCACCGGCTTCGAGATCCACCGCCACAAGAACCCGGCGACGGGCAAGAAGTGGCGCTCGGTGTACACACCGGACGTGCTCGCGGTGGGTGAGGGGCCCAGCGCCTGGACGGACTTCTTCACCCAGCAGATGCGCTGGTCGCGCGGGACGTACGAGACGATCCTCAAGCAGTACTGGAAGGGCTGGTACTCGCTGCCGCCGAGCAAGCTCTTCAACTACACGATGATGATCATCTTCTACCCGATGTCCGCCCTCAACTGGATTCTCGCGGCGCTGAGTTGTGCGCTGTTCCTGGGCCTGGGCGCCTCGGGTGTGAACATCGATCCGACCGTGTGGCTGATGCTCTACGGCAACGCCTCGGCGCTCCAGATAGGCCTGTACGTCTGGAACCGCCGGCACAACGTCTCCCCGCACGAGCCGGAGGGCTCCGGCGGTGTGGCCGGCATGGTGATGTCCGCGCTGTCCGCGCCGCTCTACGCCAAGGCGCTGATCGACTCGGCCCTGCGCCGCAAGAGCAAGTTCGTGGTCACGCCCAAGGGGGACTCGGCGAGCCCTGACAGGTGGTTCGGCACCTTCCGGTACCACTGGTACTTCATCGTCATCTTCGGGGCCTCGATCACCGCCGGGTTCGTCCTCGGCAACGCGCACCCCGCGATGATCATCTGGGCCACCTTCGCCATGATGATCACCGCCCTCCCCATCTTCGTCTGGCGCTACATGCTGCGGCAGGACAGGAAGAAGGCCGCCGCCGCGGCCGAACTGCAAGGGTCCATGGTGGCACCGCCCGAGGCGGCTCCCGCGCCCTTCGCGCCACCCCACGCACCGCACGCCCCCCACGCGCCGCACGCTCCCCAGCACAAGCCGAGCTGGGCGGCGTCCGGGTCGGGCGGCGGGGGTAGCGACCAGACCATGCAGATCGCCCTGGGCGGACTGGGGGGACGTAAGGAATGA
- the sbnB gene encoding 2,3-diaminopropionate biosynthesis protein SbnB, translated as MFEFDVVGGRTVQDIVRDSRRDIVRVVRDTYLAHHAGRSVNPDSYFLRFPEKPADRIIALPAYLDGEREVAGIKWIASFPANIQRGIPRASATLVLNDAETGYPFALLEASQISAARTAASAVLAANVLTGERRGGRLAVVGAGIIARNILEFFHAEQWAFEHVAVHDLSREYGTALAAHATERLEYPASYADTLQEAVSGADLVVFATTAGEPYVLEPDAFAPGQIVLNISLRDIGPELIVGSYNVLDDVDHCLKADTSPHLAEQKYGNRDFITGTLAEVINAEVTVGTDKPVVFSPFGLGVLDLAVGLEVHRVAAESGRVTAIADFFGETERW; from the coding sequence ATGTTCGAATTTGATGTTGTCGGCGGCCGTACCGTCCAGGACATCGTCCGGGACAGCCGCCGGGACATCGTCCGGGTCGTGCGGGACACGTACCTCGCCCACCACGCCGGACGTTCCGTGAACCCGGACAGCTACTTCCTCCGCTTCCCCGAGAAGCCGGCGGACCGCATCATCGCCCTGCCCGCCTACCTCGACGGCGAGCGCGAGGTCGCCGGCATCAAGTGGATCGCGAGCTTCCCGGCCAACATCCAGCGCGGCATCCCCCGCGCCTCGGCCACGCTCGTCCTGAACGACGCCGAGACCGGCTACCCGTTCGCGCTCCTGGAGGCCTCGCAGATCAGCGCCGCCCGCACCGCCGCGTCGGCCGTCCTCGCGGCGAACGTCCTCACCGGGGAGCGCCGGGGCGGCAGGCTCGCCGTCGTGGGCGCGGGCATCATCGCCCGCAACATCCTGGAGTTCTTCCACGCCGAGCAGTGGGCGTTCGAGCACGTCGCGGTGCACGACCTGAGCCGGGAGTACGGCACGGCCCTGGCCGCCCACGCCACCGAGCGGCTGGAGTACCCGGCGTCCTACGCCGACACCCTCCAGGAGGCCGTCTCCGGCGCCGACCTGGTCGTCTTCGCGACCACGGCCGGAGAGCCGTACGTCCTCGAACCCGACGCCTTCGCCCCCGGGCAGATCGTCCTCAACATCTCCCTGCGGGACATCGGCCCCGAGCTCATCGTCGGCTCCTACAACGTGCTGGACGACGTCGACCACTGCCTGAAGGCCGACACCTCCCCCCACCTGGCCGAACAGAAGTACGGCAACCGGGACTTCATCACCGGCACCCTCGCCGAGGTGATCAACGCGGAGGTCACGGTCGGCACGGACAAGCCGGTCGTCTTCTCCCCCTTCGGCCTGGGCGTCCTGGACCTCGCCGTGGGCCTCGAAGTGCACCGCGTCGCCGCCGAGTCGGGCCGCGTCACCGCCATCGCCGACTTCTTCGGGGAGACCGAGCGGTGGTGA